The Microcystis panniformis FACHB-1757 region CCATTCAAAATATGTCCCCATAAAAAATAGCGACTATTATTAATTTCCTTTTCTAGATTAATTCTGAATTCTCGAATAGCATCAACTCCGACTTTATTAGTTTTTGCCATGAGCAATATATATTTAATTTCCTCTAATAACAAAATCAATTTAGTTGGATCATTGTTAAAAATAAACCAACCAATTTTCCAGCTATTACTTTTTTTATAAATCAAATAATTCAGGTGATGAATCTGTTGAACTAAGTTAGCGATTTCTAGTTGTAATTCAGGCGAAATTATCGGCAAAACCTCTAATAAAACTTCCCTAATATCCGCATTTAAGGCGTTAACATCGTCATTTTTTTTTACTGGAGTGGAAGTTATCATATTTTTTGGGACTTTTTAGATTGATTAATAGAATGAAAAGGCTATCTCTCCAGCTTCCCCTTACTCATCGTCAACCCGTTGCAGGACTTTCTCTAGGATAGGGCGGGTTTTCTAGATTACTAAAATTATAACATCAAGTTCCCCTAGAAGGAGGAGGTTTTAAACCCAGTTTTTTGATAAAATGTTTGACCCTGGATAATTGTGATATATTTGTTACATTTCGTTACTTAAAATAAAATTATCTTTGGTTTGAGTTTTTAAATTTACCTCAAAATCCTCTACTCTTAAACAGCTATCTAATTGCTGCTGTAATATATTTGTATTTATTGCCTCCGTGCTAATTAATACCAATTGGGTAAAGGGTGGATTATTACCCCATTCCTCGCCTATTTCTAAGGTAATTCTCAGCCCCACTTGTTGCAAAATTACTCTTCTATTGGGATGTTCAACAGTAGATAAAATACCCTTGGCTCGCAATACAGTTACGGGTAATTTCCCTAATATTTTTCCTAGGGTTAATAACTGAAAAGGGCGAACACTTTCATAACTCCAAGTATGAAAGTTATCAGAGTGATTAGATTTTAATTGACTAGATACAGAACGAACGGGAAATGAGTCCCTAAATCCTAATAATAAATCTAGGGAAACATCCCCATAACTCCCTTTTAACAAACGCACCCAAGGTGCTATTTTTTGGATAATTTGACTAGCATTAATTTGTGCTTTTTCATCAATCAAATCAATTTTATTGAGAACCACAATATCAGCAGCCGAAATTTGATCAATTAGCAAATCTTGATAGTTAATTTTTCCAGATGGTTCACAAATTTGGGGTAGATAGGTCG contains the following coding sequences:
- a CDS encoding CobW family GTP-binding protein yields the protein MVLSSNLWKTPVTLLTGFLGAGKTTLLNCILKGKSDRRFGILVNDFGSLNIDQMLIKNRDDDLITLEGGCVCCSLQNNLVNSLPKILSLRPDQILIEASGIANPYTLLQTLKRPVLSRIIRLESIITLVDATYLPQICEPSGKINYQDLLIDQISAADIVVLNKIDLIDEKAQINASQIIQKIAPWVRLLKGSYGDVSLDLLLGFRDSFPVRSVSSQLKSNHSDNFHTWSYESVRPFQLLTLGKILGKLPVTVLRAKGILSTVEHPNRRVILQQVGLRITLEIGEEWGNNPPFTQLVLISTEAINTNILQQQLDSCLRVEDFEVNLKTQTKDNFILSNEM